TTTTGCCTGTGCCAAGCCTGTGATACCTGGTTTAACAAAATGGCGAGTCATAAACTTCTCAATGATTTTAGAATATTCCTCAGTATGCTTCAACATATGAGGACGAGGTCCGACAACAGACATTTCCCCTTTCAACACATTAATAAATTGAGGGAATTCATCAATACTTGTCTTACGAATAAAAGCACCAACCTTAGTGATACGCATATCCCCTTTTGTTGCTTGTCTCGAATCTGAATCTGAATTCACAGCCATTGATCGAAACTTATAACACCAAAATGATTTCCCATCTTTCCCAGTACGCTTCTGTTTAAAGAAAACTGGCCCCCTTGACTCAAGCTTAATCAATAAACCTATAATTGGAAATAACCAAGAGAAAACTAACAACATTACTAAAGAAGAAAATGCGATATCAAAAGTTCTTTTTATCACTCTATTTTTTATATCATCTAAAGGAATCTCTGTAACATTTAAAACTGGAATATGTCCATAACGTTCCAAGGTTAACCCTTTCATTGGAAACCCTCTGAAATCTGTAATCAACTTTACTTTAATAAAACGGTCTTCCGCATAATCGATCAGTTCACGTATCTTTTCATGAGTTAGATAAGGAACACAACAATAGACTTCATCTATATCTTCATTATTTATGTATTCGCTAATTGTAGACAAATCTGATACTTTTTGATTTTGTTCATCTCCAAAAAGTCTTTTTATACGATAACCATATTCAGGATGAGCTCTAAAAAGAATCTCAAGTTGTTTGGACAGTTCTCCATGTCCAGCAATTATTACATTGCGGTAATTATAACCATTTTTTCGATACGCTCTCAAAGTCCAAATTAACGTTCCCCCCAGCAACATCATCAAAAACCATTCGGTAGTAAACCCCAATATCAAAAATTCTCTTGAAATATTAGAGAATTTAATCAATGTAGAAAATGCTGTAATTAATAGAAAGTGCATTAATACTGTAAAAGTATACTTACGCACATATTGCACATAACGCATTGTTCTTTTTATATGAAAAGGCTTTATAATCAATTCAAGCATTATCCAAAAAACATTACTCCCCACATATAATAAAGAATAAGGTTCTTCAAATAAAATAGCGACTGAATCAAACTTCCAAAAAGCCACTAAAAGAAGTGAAATATTTACAATAACTAAATCAAGTGTAAATACTATGGGTTTTATATAATGAGAGTTACCTGTCATATCTTTTCAAACACTATATCGAACAAAAAAACGTCAAAAAATCTAATTCAGTTTCTAAAAGGAAGACGTTCACCTTTTAACACAAATTGACATACAAAAATAAGACAATTCAAGAGAAAAATAAGACAAAAAATAAAAAGGTTTAGTTAACTAAACCTTTTCAATTTCTTTTTCTTGAAGTTCACTGACAAACTCTTTAATCCGCTGTTCATCATCTTTGTTACAGATTACCATCACGTTATCTTTTTCTGCAATAATAAAATTATTTAGACCTTGAACAATCAATAATTTATCTTGCGGTGTTTTGATAATACTATTCTTAGTATTATACACATGTATATCTCCATCTAATACATTATTGGCATCATCCTTCTTAGAAATATCAAATAAAGACTTCCAAGTTCCTAGATCTGACCAACCAATCACACATGGCTTGACAAAGACATTCTGAGCTTTCTCCATAATCCCATAATCAATGGAGATAGATCCACAATCTTGATACACTCTTGCTACCGCCTTTTGCTCCCTTTCTGTATAAAAGTCATCAGCAATTTCATTAAATGCGATTGCTAGATTAGACATATGCTCTGAAAATGCTTTTGTAATAGCATCTACATTCCAAATAAAGATTCCCGAGTTCCATACATAGTCACCACTCTCCAAGAAACGAATAGCTTTTTCTTTTTGAGGCTTTTCTGTAAACTGTTTCACCTTATATAGAGATCCTAGACGAGATTCTTCGTTGACTTGGATATAACCATAACCCGTATCAGGACGACTCGGTTGAATACCCAAAGTCACCAACACATCTTCTTTTTCACTAATGTAAAGTACT
Above is a window of Sediminitomix flava DNA encoding:
- a CDS encoding mannose-1-phosphate guanylyltransferase, whose product is MNNNYIIIMAGGIGSRFWPFSTKETPKQFLDILGTGRTLIQQTVDRFTEIAPKENIFIVTNKDYKGLINEQLPFISDEQILLEPGRRNTAPCIAYASYKIQKQNPEANIIVSPADHVIVKEGIFKDTLREVLYISEKEDVLVTLGIQPSRPDTGYGYIQVNEESRLGSLYKVKQFTEKPQKEKAIRFLESGDYVWNSGIFIWNVDAITKAFSEHMSNLAIAFNEIADDFYTEREQKAVARVYQDCGSISIDYGIMEKAQNVFVKPCVIGWSDLGTWKSLFDISKKDDANNVLDGDIHVYNTKNSIIKTPQDKLLIVQGLNNFIIAEKDNVMVICNKDDEQRIKEFVSELQEKEIEKV
- a CDS encoding undecaprenyl-phosphate glucose phosphotransferase; this encodes MTGNSHYIKPIVFTLDLVIVNISLLLVAFWKFDSVAILFEEPYSLLYVGSNVFWIMLELIIKPFHIKRTMRYVQYVRKYTFTVLMHFLLITAFSTLIKFSNISREFLILGFTTEWFLMMLLGGTLIWTLRAYRKNGYNYRNVIIAGHGELSKQLEILFRAHPEYGYRIKRLFGDEQNQKVSDLSTISEYINNEDIDEVYCCVPYLTHEKIRELIDYAEDRFIKVKLITDFRGFPMKGLTLERYGHIPVLNVTEIPLDDIKNRVIKRTFDIAFSSLVMLLVFSWLFPIIGLLIKLESRGPVFFKQKRTGKDGKSFWCYKFRSMAVNSDSDSRQATKGDMRITKVGAFIRKTSIDEFPQFINVLKGEMSVVGPRPHMLKHTEEYSKIIEKFMTRHFVKPGITGLAQAKGYRGETEGDDYAMKGRVKLDRFYVENWSLYFDVKIIVLTGLSIVKGDENAY